The DNA segment AATTTTCGTCGAAAACAGGCGATAAGGATACAAAGGCAAATCTTCGTCTGAGCGCATAATCAACAATTGCCAGCGAGCGGTCGGCGGTATTCATTGTTCCGATGATATACAGGTTTTCGGGAACATAAAACCGGGCTTCATCTTCTGAATAAGTAAGTTTGAGTGCGAATTTTTTATTGCGTTTATCTGCTTCAATAAGCATTAAAAGCTCCCCGAATATTTTGCTGAGATTTCCCCGGTTTATTTCATCAATGATAAAAAAGAAAGGTCTTTCAGGATGAGCCATTGCCCGCTGACAAAAAGAATAAAAAATACCGTCGCGCAGATCAAAACCACCTTTCAGCGTTGGCCTTATGCCTTGAACAAAATCTTCGTAACTGAATGACTGGTGGAATTGCACCATTTCTATATTCGAGTCCCTGACTTCGTGCATTATTTCGTAGGCGATTTTACGGGCAATAAACGTTTTACCTACACCGGGAGGTCCCTGCAAAATGATATTTTTCTTTCTTAGGAGCTGCTTTACTGCTTCCGAAAATTCCGCCTCTGCAATAAAAGGTTTATCTGCATCGTCAGAAAAATTATATGGGCTTATGTGTTCAGGTAATGCTTTGGCGGAGCTGTTTTTGGCATCAATTATTTCCCGTATAACCTCATATTCTGCTTCGGTAAGCCTGAATAAACTTCCCTGATTATTTATAAATACCTCGCAGTTTTCTAAGTCAGGATTGTGTTTAAGATCGTTCCAGCTTACCGGAATTTCCAATTTTTCAATCAGCTCAAACTCAATTTCTTCTCCCTGGCCACTATTATGCAATCCTTTGGTAACCTGATAAATGGCTTTAATTTGTTTGGTAGGCGAACTTTCGTAGCCAATAATAAGATCGCCGGGACTTACGGCCTCAAAGTATTTATAGATGCGTCTTTTATTTCCTTTTTCATTGTGCGATGTATAGGTTTGCTTTTGTCCCTCGGCGTGGTTGCTTATGCTCCATATATTAGGATTGGCATTGAGCCACCAGAAATTTAATTCCTTAGGAATCTCCTCTGTTTCAGTTTCCGGTTCAACAGTCTGGTCAGGCGAAAGCGGTGCAGGTACGTCGTTTTTATAATTCAGGAAGTTTGCCTCCAATACTTCGGTAAGTTCCGGATACAAACGCACGTATTCCGAAAAAATAAGGTCGTGTTTAATTGTGGGACTGAATGTATCGAGGCGAAACAGGTTCTTCTTTTGATCTTTAGTACCGGCCTTGTACAGATATGACTTATCGGTGAGCCATTTTACCTTGCGTCTATGCTTAAACCCGGCGGCTGACTCGTCAAAATAGTAATCACCTTCAATTACACCGATCCCCAAACAGGTATTGGCGCCTTTACTGGCAAAAACCACATCGCCTATCGCTGCTGTTTTGAAAAGCCATGAGTTCCATGATTTATTCGAACTATCGTCGGCATTTAACCCTAAGGCAATATTCATTTCTGCCCGGGAAGAGAAATTATTGAGGTTAGCCAAGTCAAAATCTATTGCAACAATACCCTCTTTATAAAATCGCTCCCACTCCGAAGCCTGATTACCTGGGGCAAATTTGAAATAGTTCCTGCTGGTATTATTTAATCGAAGTACATCGTCTTTGCAGCCATCAAGTATATTGAATGCCGACTCATAACTATTTATTTCGGTTAGGTCATGTTTATGTTCATCTCTCACCGATGCTCCGGATAGTATTCCGGCTTCAGACTTGGTTCCGAGGCGTAAAAAAAGTTGAAAGGCATCTTTGTGTGATTCTTTAACTTTAGGATATAATGCAATCCAGCAAAAATGACTCCCAAAGTTAGAGGGGCCGTCAAAGTCAACCCAATGGTACGTATAATCCGGCAACTGTAATTTCTTTAGAAGATCATTGCAAAGCTGCTCCAGATACATTTGCACTGTTTCTTTCTCCTTTCCCCACTTTTTCCTGTAAAAAAAAGTATAAAATACACTCCACGGTTTCTGCCAGTTGGCAAACATATCGCGCTGTCCAGACTGATATTTTTCAAGCTCCGTTATCAATCCTTCCGGTAAGTGAGCAAAGTAGTTTGCATCCTTTTCCCTGATGTGTTTTTTTATTTCTTCCGTCTTTTGTTCCGTAATAAGTTCTCCCCTCAATAACTGCCTCGCAAGCTCGGCCCTGAGTAAATTTACCGGCTGAAATCCGCTTTTAGTATCGCCATATTCGTTTACCACTTCCTGCAATACTTCAGCCGGAAGCGCATTTACGACTTCATAAAGTGAGGCTGTATTGCGCGAATAATGTTCAAATTTTGAAGCAAGTTTAGTGATATACTGAAATTGTATTTCCATATTCCGGTGTTTCTTATTAATAAATAGTTAACGACTTATACCTGTCAATAAACCGACTTAAAAATACTGATTTGAATTCAATAAATTCTCTATTAAAGTATATCCGATAATTCTAAAAATAGCCATACAATCTCCAACTACGTTCTTTCATTTAAGGCAAAGAAATACTATTAAGCTGTACCCGTACTATATGATGTAACGGCAGGATTCGTAGGCGGTTTGGCGGTTCATGGAGGGTAAGATAACAACGTAATATCAGCACAAAATAACTATCAGCAACTACTTCTCAACCCACATTGTATCTGTAAGCACGGGAGAATTACTACGCTGCGCACGGAACAAATAATAATTGTTTGTGCCATGCATGATTTGTACACGAAGCGGAATTTTCTTTCGCTCATTAATGCTGCTGTCTGAAGAAGGGAATGTAGTGCTTAGCAAATACAACTCACAGGTACATTCATTTACCCAGTTTACACGGTAGTGCGCACGATACCCTGTGGACTTTTCTGTTTCGATTTGAGCAGTATCCTGTCTTTGTATAATATGACGGTACTCTTTCCCATCGCGTACAAACCGATACAGGAAATTTCCGTTTTTATATTTCGTACACTTTGCAGATGTAGTTGTATCACTGCAGGCAGCCACGAACATGAATGAAATAGATATTCCGTTAATTAATAACGAAGAGACACGAAAATTACTACGCGGGATTATTCTCATACAGTAGCAAAATCAACTCCTACAACCCCTTCACCAGCTTCCGCTCAAACGTGCCGCCTTCTGAGCGCACCTGCAAAATGTACACGCCTTCAGCCACATAATTTGCGGCACTCATGTTGAATACATTGGTAGTGCCTCCGGCGGCAAAAAGCTGGCGGTCTTCCACTACACGGCCGGTGGCATCGGTAATGGTAATTTGCAGCCACTGATCGGTTACGGAATAAAAGCTGAAACTCATTTCGTTGCCGAAGGGATTGGGGCCGCTCATAATCAGCTGGTCGCTGCCGCCTACGTTATTCGGATTGCCATTGAGGCTGAGGTTTGCGGCGCAGAAATCGGGTTTGCCGTAGCCGAGGTAGGTGTCGGGCGCGGTGTACTGGCTGGCGCTTTGTTTAATAATGTCCATGAGCTGCACGTTGGTCATGGTGGGATGCGCCTGCCACAAACAGGCCACCAAGCCGCAAAGCACAGGCGAGGCAAAGGAAGTACCGTTGCCGGTAAATGTGCCGCCGCTTGTGCCGGCCACTACGGTGCTTTGGCCTTGTGCGGCCACGTCGGGTTTCACATCGTTATCGGCACTGGGGCCGCGGGAACTGAAGCTGGCGTAGTTGCCAGCCGGATCCACCGCACCAACGGCCAGAATGCTGTCGGCATCGGCCGGAGCGCCAATGTAAAACCATGCGCTGGAGCCGGAGTTGCCTGCACTGTTGCACACCACCATGCCGCGCGAAGCCGCAAAATCAGCCGCACGGCTGCTGGGTGCAGTGTTGCCGTCCATATCGGCATAGGTGTGGTTTTGCGCCGGATCATCAAACGTGGTGTAGCCGAGCGATGAGTTGATTACATCAGCGCCCACACTGTCGGCATATTCTGCGGCGGCGGCCCAGAAGTACTCCTCCACAATATTTTCGGTGGGCGCATCCTCACTGCGCAGCAGCCAGTACGAGGCTTCGGGCGCTGTGCCTACAAGCTCGCCCGGCAGGTTGGCGCCCATGCACGAAAGCACGTAGGTACCGTGCGTATTGTCTTCGTACACCGAGGTGTCGTTCATTACAAAATCCCAGGTACCCAGTATGCGGTTGTGTGCACGCAGCGTATCAAACGCGGTCATGTTGTTCACATTATTAAAACCGGCATCAATTACCGCAATCACCATTCCCGCACCACGGTAGCCGGAGTTGTGCAGGCACACGCCGCCAATCATATCAATCTGATTAAATGAGCCGCCGTAGTTGAGCATGGTCGGACTCACATTCACATTGCGTTGTGCCGAAGGCGGAGCCGTTGAAATCGTTTCGGCGGCCCATTTATCGGTTTCAGCGGCTGATGCGTTGCGCTGTGCAATTTGCTGCGTATTTACCACAAACGGCAACGCGGCAATGGCATTAAGCGCATTGGTATCGTTTGTAATAATTACCACGCCGTTCAGCCATTTCGAGCGGGCGCGCACCGTTACGCCGGTTGCCGCCACGGCATTGATGTAGGCAGGTGTAACCGGCAAATCGAGCGAGTCGATGGCAAGTCCCTGTGCCGTGCGGCGGTTCAGTGCCCGCGCCGAAAGGTAGGCCGACGGATTAGCCAGTGTGTAAGTCGCATTGCCTTTATCGCTGAACTGCACCCAGTAGCGGGTTTGTGCTGCGGCTTCGGCCACTGAGGCAAGGAATAAAATGGCGAGTAAGAGTTTCTTCATTTCAGCGTGTTTATGCGTTCGGCGTGAATATGCCGGTTTATCAAATATGTAGTTTACCAGCCGCTTTATCAAGCGCGTTTTTACAACCGGCCTCAATGCTTTCACCAGCGGCAATTTACTGATGCCCCCATTCCACCACCTTTGCCCGATACACAAGTCCGCCCGCAATGCGCGTAAGCACCGAGCTGGGCGCAAGCGTGGTATCAAACACATCCACCACCTGCTTTTCAATCAGGCCGGTGTTCCGGGCATAGCGTTCGGTGTAAAGTTTATAGTAAAGGCGGTTGGTATCGGCTTTCTGGATAATGAGTGCGGTGGAATCGAAATTCAGACTGTTGAGTGAGTACGGCTCATCGGCGGCGGTGCATTTGTAGATCCAGCTTCCGAGCGTGTTAAAGCTGTTGCCGTCCCACGAATTTCCGCTGCGCAGCGGGAAATTCAGCCGCACATAGCGCACATTTTCCTCCACACGCTCATACGTGGTTGCTGTGCGCTGCGCACTCCACACGCGCGCCAGTGTCCACGGCAGATTACTGTAGGGCACGGTGTCGTTGTAGTAACGCACATAACGCTCAAGGCGCTGCGCAGGGCGGCCCTCGTTGTCGGCAAAAACCGATTCGATGATTTCTTTCAGCTGATAGCGGTAATGTACGGTATCGCCGTTGAAATCGTTATATACAATCGAATCCACCTCGTAAATCACATAATCGCCGGGCGTGGTGCGTACGTAGTTGTAGCCGGTATCGGGCACGGGCTGTTCATCGGGCTTGCAGGCAGCCAGCGGGGCAAGGGCAAACACGATGTAGAGGAGTTTTTTCACCGACTCTAATTTACTGCAAATTGGGCAAAGGTTCGCCGGGGTTTGAGCGGTCAATGAAACCGCCGCCCACTAAATCATCACCTTCATAAAACACGGCGCTCTGGCCCGGCGCCACACCACTCACCGGCTGGTGAAACATGGCGCTTACACGGCCGTTTTCCTCGCGCAGCGTGGCTATGCTGCCTGCGTCTTTGTAGCGGATTTTGGTTAATCCTTCAAAGCCTTCGGGCAATGCGGCATATTTTACAAGGTTGTAATCGCGCACCCACATGTGCTGGCGCTCGAGTTCGAGTTTGGTGCCCAGCATTACCGTGTTGGTTTCGGGAATGATCTGGGTGACAAACATGGGTTCGCCAAGCGCAATTTCGAGGCCTTTGCGCTGGCCAATGGTGTAAAACGGATAGCCTTTGTGCTTGCCCACCACAGTGCCGTCGGCCAGCACGAAATTGCCGCCGTCCACTTTTTCTTCCAGCCCCGGTACACGGCGGCGAAGGAAAGCGCGGTAGTCGTTGTCGGGCACAAAGCAAATTTCGTAGCTCTCACTTTTGTTGGCCAGTTCGGCATAGCCCGCGTCGAACGCCATCTGGCGGATTTCGGCTTTGCGGAATTTGCCAAGCGGAAAAATGGTGCGGCGCAAACTGTCCTGCGTAAGGCCCCAAAGCACATACGACTGATCTTTGTTGGCGTCAAGTCCGCGCGAAATTACGTGGCGGCCGTTTTCTTCGCGCACCTGCGCATAATGGCCCGTGGCGATAAACTCGCAGTCGAGCTGATCGGCACGTTTGAGCAGGGCTTCCCATTTAATGTGTGTGTTGCAAAGCACACAAGGATTGGGCGTGCGTCCGGCAAGGTATTCATCCACAAAATTGTCGATGATGTGATTGCCAAACTCGCCGCGTATGTCGAGAATGTAATGCGGGAAGCCGAGATTAACGGCCAGTGTGCGGGCATCGTTTATCGAATCGAGGCTGCAGCAGCCTGTTTCCTTGCGCGATCCGCCGGATGAGGCATAATCCCATGTTTTCATGGTAATGCCAATCACATCATACCCCTCTTCATGCAGCATGAGCGCCGTCACCGAACTGTCGATGCCGCCGCTCATGGCTACAAGTACTTTTCCTTTTTTACTCAATTTATTGTCCTCCCGGCGGCTTTGGTTCGCCGCCACCGTTTTGTTGAACTTCCTGCTGCATTTTCTGCAGTTCTTCGGGCGTAATCAATGTTTCTTCGCCCTGCATGTCGCCGTTTTTCCAGGTCTGCCGGGCCCGCTCTTTTCCGTCGCGCAGATAAAACACCCACACGCCGTCTTTGAGTCCTTTTTTGTAATTGCCCATAATACTGATGCGGCCATCTTCATAATACCATACTGCGCGGCCTTCGGGGTTGCCCATTACAAAAGTGCCTTCGGCTTTTTTCTGCCCTTCAAGATAAAATTCCTGCCAGGCGCCATCCTGCAAATCGTTTTTGTAGGCTTTCTTTTCAAAAACCTTGTTGGTACCGGCGTAGTAGGTTACTGAAAGTCCTTCCTTTTTTCCGGCTTTGTAATTTTCTTCACTCAGCAGCATTTCCTCGCCGTCGTAAAAACGCCAGGTGCTGTCTTTTTGCTGACTGATGTACTTTCCTTCGGCCTGTTTTTTTCCGTTAATCCAGTAAAGCACCACGTAGGTGGTTTTGGCATCGCGGAAAATCATATCGCGCATTACGCGGCCTTCGTTGTCGTAGTAAGTAAACTTACCCACGGGCTGGTCATCTTTAAACTGGCCCACATACACCACAATGCCTTTATCGTCGGTTTTTCGCCAGGGGCCCTGCTTGCGGCCTTTATCATCCACCTTGTTGGGATAACCGTCGGCCGCAGGGGGTTGGGCAAATACGGAAACGGCTGATATACAAAACATCAGCACCAGAATGAGGCGAAAAGGAAGGGTGTTTTTCATTGATAATACAAATTTACGAAGAAACCGGTTAGCTGGCCTTTTTTGAAGTGAAGCAAATTGCAGACCAAATTCATAAGGTGCCTGATATGGATTAGTAACGGGTGGGGGTGAAAATTATTTTTCGTGTAATGGGCTGAGAAACTGTTTAAGAATTATCCTTCGATTTTGTTATGTCCCATTTTCCGTCATACTTCGTTGACTTTTTTGCCCAGATCATCTCCGATATGCGCTGCAAAAGTCGCCTCGTCTGACGAAAAATGGCCTCATAACAAAGTTCAAAAACAATTCTTAAACAGTTTCTTAGGGTAAACCGGAAAGGAAACACATACGATTTGTAAACTAAATCTGTTCAAAAATCAGCATCCGGGTTTTGAAAAGAGGCATTTAACTTCGGCATAACAAACACTTACACATGGCAACCCGTTTCAGCATATACGAGCTTCAGTTAACACATGCGGCGTGCAGGTTAACCGTTCATCACACCGCAGCGCAGGCCACGGTATTTATTCAGCTTACCAGCGGCGAAATTGGCAAATCAGATTTCAAAACCAAATACCGCCACTATTTCTGGCAGTTAAAACTGGGTGGCGGACTGCTGCTTGAAATTCCGGAAAAAAAAGCGGCCGATGAAGAAGCCCTTGAGAAATGGGTAAAAACAATATTCGATGCCGTGGCTGATTTTTCGCGTGCAGGCGGAAACAATGGCGCACAGGAAACCGAAAATAAAAACCGGCTTGGCGATACCGATTATCTTTTCCCCACACATCTTGATTTACAGGAACAACCCAAACGGTTTACCAATAAATTCGAATTCAAAAGCCGTGAACCCGAACCGAACAGCGAGGCCTTGCCGGCAGATAAATCGCTGCCCAAATCGCCGGGATTTGTAGAGCGTGAGGTTTTTTTCGGTACCAACCGGAAATACCTGAGCGATACGGAAACGCTTCAGTTTTCGGCCAAACGCAATGAGCGCAATTTACTGGGCTGTTGCAAAGTGAGTATTCCGGAAAACCATATCACCGGCGAAATTGAGCGCCCCGCCTGGTGGCAGAAACTGGCGGGCGTGCAACCCAATCCGGCCAAACACATTACCATTCTCAGCTCGGTACTGATTGAACGCGATCAGTTTATCGGCAGACTCCGTGAAAACAGCACGTCTGCCGACATGCTGCTGTTTGTGCATGGCTACAATGTGGAGTTTGAAGAAGCCATTTTACGGGCGGCGCAATTAGCATGGGATTTGAATTTTACCGGTTCGGCACTCGCCTACTCCTGGCCCTCGCAGGGCAGCGTAGAAGGCTACTTTGCCGATGAAGCCGCCGCCGAATACTCGCGCCCGCATTTTATGGAGTTTCTGCAAACCCTGCTCAGCGGCACCAGCGAGGGCCGTATTTACATCATTGCACACAGCATGGGCAGCCGCGTGGTAAGCCGCGCACTCGAAAAAATGCACGACACCGGCATACCGTTCGGCCACCGCATCAGCCAGCTCATTTTTGCCGCACCCGATATTGACGCCGCCGTGTTCCGCGAGCAAATCAGCCCGGCCTTTGCCCAGCTCCAGCAAATCACGCTCTATGCGTCCGACAATGACCTCGCCCTGCAGGCCTCACAGAAACTGCGTTTCGAATATCCCCGCGCCGGACAGGCCGGCGCACACATCTGCATACTTAACAAGGTGGATACTATCGACGCATCCGATGTGCGCACCGATTTTCTGGGGCACGGTTACTTTGCCGCCACCCTGCCGCTGCTCAACGATATTCACAGCGTAATTTTCCACGCACAGAAACCCGAAGGGCGCATGCTGAAACAGGTGGCCGCGGGAGGCGTGAAGTATTGGCGGTTTGCGCGGTGATGGGCCTCGTTAAATCTTCAACCACTTAATGGTTGACACGCTGTTCTTACAATGTATCTGAAGGAAATAAATTCCACGCTCAAGCATAGCCACATCAATACGC comes from the Bacteroidota bacterium genome and includes:
- a CDS encoding AAA family ATPase, which codes for MPVSWNDLKHNPDLENCEVFINNQGSLFRLTEAEYEVIREIIDAKNSSAKALPEHISPYNFSDDADKPFIAEAEFSEAVKQLLRKKNIILQGPPGVGKTFIARKIAYEIMHEVRDSNIEMVQFHQSFSYEDFVQGIRPTLKGGFDLRDGIFYSFCQRAMAHPERPFFFIIDEINRGNLSKIFGELLMLIEADKRNKKFALKLTYSEDEARFYVPENLYIIGTMNTADRSLAIVDYALRRRFAFVSLSPVFDENFSQFMAAKGLSRDIITHICKSVGQVNQLISEDVNLGIGFQIGHSYFCSFTSGSDEKIWWQELVKFELQPLLEELWFDNQEKITKCINMMLN
- the mnmA gene encoding tRNA 2-thiouridine(34) synthase MnmA, which codes for MSKKGKVLVAMSGGIDSSVTALMLHEEGYDVIGITMKTWDYASSGGSRKETGCCSLDSINDARTLAVNLGFPHYILDIRGEFGNHIIDNFVDEYLAGRTPNPCVLCNTHIKWEALLKRADQLDCEFIATGHYAQVREENGRHVISRGLDANKDQSYVLWGLTQDSLRRTIFPLGKFRKAEIRQMAFDAGYAELANKSESYEICFVPDNDYRAFLRRRVPGLEEKVDGGNFVLADGTVVGKHKGYPFYTIGQRKGLEIALGEPMFVTQIIPETNTVMLGTKLELERQHMWVRDYNLVKYAALPEGFEGLTKIRYKDAGSIATLREENGRVSAMFHQPVSGVAPGQSAVFYEGDDLVGGGFIDRSNPGEPLPNLQ
- a CDS encoding alpha/beta fold hydrolase; this encodes MATRFSIYELQLTHAACRLTVHHTAAQATVFIQLTSGEIGKSDFKTKYRHYFWQLKLGGGLLLEIPEKKAADEEALEKWVKTIFDAVADFSRAGGNNGAQETENKNRLGDTDYLFPTHLDLQEQPKRFTNKFEFKSREPEPNSEALPADKSLPKSPGFVEREVFFGTNRKYLSDTETLQFSAKRNERNLLGCCKVSIPENHITGEIERPAWWQKLAGVQPNPAKHITILSSVLIERDQFIGRLRENSTSADMLLFVHGYNVEFEEAILRAAQLAWDLNFTGSALAYSWPSQGSVEGYFADEAAAEYSRPHFMEFLQTLLSGTSEGRIYIIAHSMGSRVVSRALEKMHDTGIPFGHRISQLIFAAPDIDAAVFREQISPAFAQLQQITLYASDNDLALQASQKLRFEYPRAGQAGAHICILNKVDTIDASDVRTDFLGHGYFAATLPLLNDIHSVIFHAQKPEGRMLKQVAAGGVKYWRFAR
- a CDS encoding toxin-antitoxin system YwqK family antitoxin, with the protein product MKNTLPFRLILVLMFCISAVSVFAQPPAADGYPNKVDDKGRKQGPWRKTDDKGIVVYVGQFKDDQPVGKFTYYDNEGRVMRDMIFRDAKTTYVVLYWINGKKQAEGKYISQQKDSTWRFYDGEEMLLSEENYKAGKKEGLSVTYYAGTNKVFEKKAYKNDLQDGAWQEFYLEGQKKAEGTFVMGNPEGRAVWYYEDGRISIMGNYKKGLKDGVWVFYLRDGKERARQTWKNGDMQGEETLITPEELQKMQQEVQQNGGGEPKPPGGQ
- a CDS encoding S8 family serine peptidase, encoding MKKLLLAILFLASVAEAAAQTRYWVQFSDKGNATYTLANPSAYLSARALNRRTAQGLAIDSLDLPVTPAYINAVAATGVTVRARSKWLNGVVIITNDTNALNAIAALPFVVNTQQIAQRNASAAETDKWAAETISTAPPSAQRNVNVSPTMLNYGGSFNQIDMIGGVCLHNSGYRGAGMVIAVIDAGFNNVNNMTAFDTLRAHNRILGTWDFVMNDTSVYEDNTHGTYVLSCMGANLPGELVGTAPEASYWLLRSEDAPTENIVEEYFWAAAAEYADSVGADVINSSLGYTTFDDPAQNHTYADMDGNTAPSSRAADFAASRGMVVCNSAGNSGSSAWFYIGAPADADSILAVGAVDPAGNYASFSSRGPSADNDVKPDVAAQGQSTVVAGTSGGTFTGNGTSFASPVLCGLVACLWQAHPTMTNVQLMDIIKQSASQYTAPDTYLGYGKPDFCAANLSLNGNPNNVGGSDQLIMSGPNPFGNEMSFSFYSVTDQWLQITITDATGRVVEDRQLFAAGGTTNVFNMSAANYVAEGVYILQVRSEGGTFERKLVKGL